In Drosophila willistoni isolate 14030-0811.24 unplaced genomic scaffold, UCI_dwil_1.1 Seg346, whole genome shotgun sequence, the following proteins share a genomic window:
- the LOC124461324 gene encoding uncharacterized protein LOC124461324 — MFINVLFVFSSFVFIAEFEQETVVEFWLISPKYCVEGTRGKCQSASLLKVDAYWIGVSLVLAILGVVSAGTFHTGDLTMAVVPCMSERLAFVALCRGQAPVEFFNSHLVRHCG; from the exons atgtttattaacgttttgtttgtattttccAGTTTTGTGTTCATAGCAGAGTTCGAGCAGGAGACGGTCGTGGAGTTTTGGCTTATTTCGCCAAAATATTGCGTCGAGGGCACCCGGGGGAAATGCCAGTCAGCCTCTCTTTTAAAAG TTGACGCATACTGGATTGGGGTTTCTCTTGTGTTGGCAATCCTTGGTGTCGTGAGTGCCGGCACATTTCATACAGGCGACCTGACCATGGCAGTAGTTCCTTGTATGTCCGAACGCCTGGCATTTGTGGCACTGTGCCGGGGTCAGGCGCCTGTGGAATTTTTCAATTCTCACTTG